The genome window TATTCACATGAAGTCTTTAAGATATTTTATCCTTTTATAAGTTAGAAAGAGGGTCTAGAATAATTAATTAGAAGAATCTCTTCTATCAATATTATTTCTTAAATAATCTTACTCTAATTAAACATCCTTTTTGTTGACTGATAATTATAATTAGAGTataatcatatccataatatattttatctaattagatagaaTTACATAATCTAATAAGTCATGCATGTTTAATGGTTTCATGGACCTCTCATGATCAAGTAATGATGGACTATTTTATGTAAACGTCTATTTAGATTAACTTTTTATTTAATTCCAATAGTTTTTATGAAAGTTTTCTATAAAAAGGTACCACGTGCATTATTAAGGATCCTTTCGAATAATCGTtgtgtaaaatatatttttttctcaaattctTCAAAGTATAAAAGTATTTTTCGTCGTATGCTCACTATGTATCGTAGATTTTTCATTAACAAGATATGAAGGATTTATGCATGTTAATTAAACCTACTTACAATCGAGATGTGGAGGGCTTTGATAGGGTCTTAGAAACTTTAAAGCGTAACATGTGAACTTAGCATCGAAAGATAGCTTCTTCACAACAAGAGTTAGAGTCAACCAAAGTTCAAGCAGCCCAATCCAACTTTAATGTTATTGCGACCCGACACATTTTGTATGTGATTGAATCCAGCAATTACAGTAGACATCCGGACCACATCGATGTGAAAGGAGATTGACCGAAATCGATTGACCTCCCCAATGTAAATAGAAAACTAAAATCTTCTTTTGATCTTATTTAAGTTTAGATATGGACACCTATCTAATTAATACATTTGAATTCAGTACTCCCTATTACATTCCTAATTAGATACGAAACCACGTCGTAATGGTAACACTAAACAAGTAGTCTCGAacactttcttttttccttttgaaaCAAGTTTCAAACTCGATCACATAAGCATATAATTACAAGAATTGATGAGCGAATAGAATGCTTTGAACTCTCTTAATAAACCATTAAATTGGTCAAGAGGCAAGTAATCAAAAGTCAAAGTTCATGCACTCATGGGATTGCCGACTTCGATTCAGTATCGGATTCCGTGGTTCAAACATCAATGTCTCGATTAATTTAATGGAAGAATAGGCTGTAACTTTGTGGAGACCTTATCCATTTGGCTCATATACATCCCTAATGATTATTCATCCTAACTTATCCCCCTCGTTTCTTCCATGGATACAGTGCCACCTACCGAACCCACTTAATCTCCATGATATGGAACTTTGATCCAATCTACATTGGCATTCTTATGTTACTACTAACAAGAGAGCTCATAAATCTTGCAAATTGAGAAAGTTTTCTTCATTAATTCTTAATTCTATTAATGTTATTTAGGAAaacaaatgcatatatatatatatatatatatatatatatatatatatatatatatatatatatatatgaatattacaaataaaagaatggagcactaaacaaaatcaaaagagtGTAGGATTACAAGTCCAAGTCTTTCCTCATCTCTCTTCCGTATGATGCGTGGTGGGTTGCATTAAGTCCTTCTCTCTATCATCACCATCATGTGCTCTGGCATCTTGTCCTCCCACTGTTCCAACGCTGTCCACCCACGGCTTGGCCTTGGATCCATGCACCCACCACATTAAACTACTCGCATGGCGTTGACTTTCCATTACAATTCTCCTATCAGCTTAATCTTTTGGTATTACGATTCTCCATTTCAAACTTATCCCTCTCTCTCTATTCATCCGATATCCTATTAGTATTTTTATGTAGTATTCTTCCATTGGCTTACAGATAGATTCCCTCTGGCAACTGAGATTGGCTGACAATGTTATTAGATACGTCAAGTATTTGAAGGCACCTAAGTGTAGTTTAACTGCGTGACAATGAACCTGGCCCGAACATATTAGATTCGCGGAAGGCCACGTGATGATCTATTAGATGCACCGCCGCAATTGTGTTAGAAAAGTCAACACGAGGAAGATGGACGAGCTGTCGGCAGTGATTTATACTTGGATTTGCTTCCTTGTCTCGTCGGGCATGCTGTCCATGTTCCCAAAGTAATGGCGACGGTGCTTCCACCTCAAACACAGCTCAAAGTGGAATAGAAAAGGGTCCGGTCAACACGAGGGCGGATTTACATCCGTGTTACATATGGCTATGTCAACTCTTTGACCACTCTCTCCCTCCTTGCGTAGCAAGCGATGCATTTGTAGACTCCCTTTGCGTACCCTCCGCGTGGACCTCGccggcttcttcttccttctggCTTTAAGTACCTGATCGTCTTCTTCTCCCACCAACTGTCTCAAGCGTTGCACCAAGTAAAGGCATCCTCGTTCAGCTTTCTCGTCTGTTTAGTTCCTGTGGTTTTGGTTGGTGTTGATGGAGGGAGTAGAGATACCGCCTTACTTCCTTTGCCCTATATCTCTGCAACTGATGAAGGACCCGGTGACGCTGTCGACGGGGATCACCTACGACCGCGAAAGCATCGAGCGGTGGATCTTTTCCGGAGGGCACAATACGTGTCCGGTCACCAAGCGGGCCTTGCCGGACTGCGAGGTCACTCCGAACCACACTCTCCGGCGGTTGATCCAAGCTTGGTGCACCGTCAACGCGTCGAGCGGCGTGGAGCGGGTTCCCACCCCGAAGGCCCCCGTCGAGCAGGGCCAGATCGTGAAACTCCTCGATGAGGCGAAGCTGCCGCAGTCCCAGCTCAGGTCGCTGGCCAGGCTGCGGGCGATCGTATCCGAGAGCGAGCGGAACAAGCGGTGCGTCGAGGCGACTGCCGGTGTCGTGGACTTCCTGGCATCCGTCATAGCGAACGACGGATATAGCTCGAACGAAGAGGTCGATGATGGATTGGAGTCCACAGGTGCCTGCGACGAGGCACTCAACATTCTCCACTCGCTTCCGATCTCCGAAGGTGGTCTCCTCGACCTCGTGACGAGACATGCCGGCATGATTGAGTCACTGACGACGATACTGAGACGATCGAGTTATCAGTCACGAGCCTACGCGACGCTGTTGCTGAGATCGATGCTTGGAGTGCTCTCGCAGGAGAAGCTGATCAATCTCGGCGAGGAGCTATTCCAAGAGATAGTGAACGTCATACACGACCGGATCTCGAACCAGGAGACGAGGGCGGCATTGCATGCCCTCATCGAGACGTGCCCATGTGCGAGAAACCGAATCAAGGCGGTAAATGCCGGCGCCGTGCACGTCCTGATCGAGCTGCTGCTCGAAGAAGACGACCGGAGGATTTGCGAGTTGGCGCTGGTGGCGATGGACCGGCTCTGCGGGTGCGCCGAGGGGAGGGCGGAGCTCGTGGGGCACGCGGCCGGCATCCCGGTGGTGTCGAAGAAGATACTGCGGGTGTCGGAGATGGCGAGCGAGAGGGCGGTCAGGATACTGCACTCGGTGGCGCGGCACTCGGCTACTCCTCGATTGCTGCAGGAGATGATGCAGATGGGAGTGGTGTCCAAACTGTGCCTGGTGCTCCAAGTGGATTGCAAAGCTAAGACCAGGGAGAAAGCGAAGGAGATCCTCAGTATGCATTCAAGGGTGTGGAGGAGCTCCCCTTGTCTTTCCCCACAGTTCCAGGTTTCATATCCTTCTTCGTGACAGTCAAATTGAAGACAGTCAAATTTGTAGATTCAATCTCACAGTATCAAAGAACACATATACGATAATAGTTCAGCAATAAGTTGATTGCTTGTTTTTTATCagcaaaaacatcatttttacctCATCTAGCTTCAAATCCAAGGAAATTGTAGTGAGGTTGGGAAATAATGGTGCCGATCGTGCCCATACTATGTTACGTTTTTGTCTATGTTAATGACCTCAAATTTGGCAGGGGAAAGCTCTTCTACTGATGAATAGTTTGGA of Musa acuminata AAA Group cultivar baxijiao chromosome BXJ1-7, Cavendish_Baxijiao_AAA, whole genome shotgun sequence contains these proteins:
- the LOC135678205 gene encoding E3 ubiquitin-protein ligase PUB23-like, yielding MEGVEIPPYFLCPISLQLMKDPVTLSTGITYDRESIERWIFSGGHNTCPVTKRALPDCEVTPNHTLRRLIQAWCTVNASSGVERVPTPKAPVEQGQIVKLLDEAKLPQSQLRSLARLRAIVSESERNKRCVEATAGVVDFLASVIANDGYSSNEEVDDGLESTGACDEALNILHSLPISEGGLLDLVTRHAGMIESLTTILRRSSYQSRAYATLLLRSMLGVLSQEKLINLGEELFQEIVNVIHDRISNQETRAALHALIETCPCARNRIKAVNAGAVHVLIELLLEEDDRRICELALVAMDRLCGCAEGRAELVGHAAGIPVVSKKILRVSEMASERAVRILHSVARHSATPRLLQEMMQMGVVSKLCLVLQVDCKAKTREKAKEILSMHSRVWRSSPCLSPQFQVSYPSS